TAATGTGAAATAAACCCGATGGTAGGTCTGTCATCGTTTTCAAGGTTAGAAGGAACATAGCCCATAATATAACCATGCTCGTCTATAGAAACATCTTCCAGACCGATGGTCTTCAGTTCTTCAGTAATATAGTTGGCAATATCCCACTGGCGAGGAGTAGAAGGTGTCGTTTCACTTTCTGCATCACTGGTTGAATATATTTTTACATAGCTAAGAAAACGGTTCAGTAATTTTTCTTTCCACAATGGGTTGAATTCTATTGTACTCATCAGATATCATAAATTTTAACAAAGTTAGCAAATTTGATGCTGAGAATACGTTATTTGCGATTTAATATCAGTTATTGAAATTATAAATCAGATATAAATCTTTGAAAATCAAAATAATGTTAGCTTTGTATGTACAGTATACTAAGTAGTTTAGTTTTATTATATTTGAGAAAATCAAAAAGTAAAAATGTTTCTTACCGAATGTCCTAGAGATGCCATGCAGGGATGGGGAGAATTTATCCCTACCGATAAAAAAATAGATTATATCAACTCCTTGATGGATGTTGGCTTTGATGTATTGGATTGTCTGAGTTTTGTTTCTCCAAAAGCAATTCCACAGATGGCTGACTCTGATGAGGTGGCAAAAAATATTGATAAATCACGTTCCAAGACTAAAGTTTCTGCAATCATCGGTAATTACAGAGGTGCCGAAAAAGCATTGAAACACCAGTCAGTAGATATTCTGGGCTTCCCTTTTTCTATTTCCGAAACTTTTCAGCACAGAAATACCAATAAAAGTCAGGAAGAAGCTTTTGATGAAATTATTAAAATGCTTGATCTGGTAAAAAGTGAAGGAAAACAGCTGAATATCTATTTCTCCATGGCTTTTGGAAATCCATACGGTGAAATGTGGAAATGGGAAGATGTTGACCAGTGGGCACAGCGATTCTCTGATATCGGAGTGAAAGATATCTTATTATCTGATACTACAGGGGTAGCAACTCCGGAAACCATTGCCCTTTTGTTTGAAAAAATACCTTCAAAATATCCTGGAATCAACTTCGGAGGACATTTTCATAACCGTTATGAAGATTCTTATTCGAAATTAAAGGCTGCTTATGATCAAGGCTGCAGAAGATTTGACAGCGCCATCAAAGGAATCGGAGGATGTCCTATGGCAAAAGATGATCTTGTAGGAAATATGCCTACAGAGCAGGTAATCAATTTTATGAGTGTTGAAAAAGCCCCACATAAATTGAATCTCCTGAACTTTGAAAGTTCTTATAATAAAGCGAAGGATATTTTTCATTTTTAAAAAGAATACATCATAAATTTCACAGATCTAACAATTTATATAGATCTTTGGATGGTATGATCCTAAATTTGTCATTCCGTAGGAATCTCATTTTCGTTATTGAAAAGATAATTTGGATTCCTACAGAATGACAAAATACGACTGAACTATTTGTTTTGTTAATGTGTTCAAATATAATGGATTATATTCACTATAAATTTAGATTTAACCCCAAAACCAACAAAATGTCTCCAATAATTTCCCCTTCCGAATTAAAGAATATTCCAACAGAAAATCTCATCATTCTTGATGCAAGAACTGGAAAAGAGGTAAAGCAAAATTACCTTGAAAAGCATATTCGCGGAGCAAGATTTATTGATCTTGATAAAGATCTGGCTGAGATAGGAGAAAATGCGGCTTTTGGTGGAAGACATCCGCTTCCTTCCGTAGAAAAGTTTGCGGAAACCCTTTCAAATCTTGGAATTGCTGCAAATTCTCACGTCGTTGTATATGACGATAAAAATGCTTCCAATGCTGCGGCAAGATCCTGGTGGATGTTAAGATCTTTTGGATTGGAAAATGTTCAGGTTCTTGATGGCGGAATGCAGGCTGCAGAGAAAAATGGACTGGAGTTTTCTTCAGGAGAAGAAACATTTGATAAAGCTGCTTTAATTAAAAAAGACAACTGGGGTTTTCCTGTTTCGAGTTTGGAAGTGGTTGAAAATGAATTGAAAAGCGATTCTTCTACAGTTGTTGATGTGAGAGATGCCTATCGTTATAAAGGTGAATCTGAACCTATTGATCTGGTTGCGGGGCATATTCCGGGAGCAATCAATATTCCTTTTTCTGAAAATCTGGATGAAAACGGAAACTTTCTAAGTCCGGAAATCTTAAAAGAAAAATACAGTAAGTTATTACAAAATAAGCCTGATCATTTGATTATTCACTGTGGGTCGGGAGTGACTGCCTGTCATACTATTTTAGCGCTGGATTATGCCGGATTTCCCATCCCGGATCTGTATGTAGGTTCATGGAGCGAATGGAGCAGGAGAGAAGGAAAAGAAATTGCAAAAGATATCTAAAAAAACAAAAACCCCGAAAATAATTCTTCGGGGTTTTATATTGTTAAAGGTAATTTTTAAAGCATTCCCAGCTCAAACTTCGCCTCTTCGCTCATCATATCCTTATTCCAGCTTGGTTCGAAAGTAAGCTCTAAATCTACACTTTTTACGTTCTCTACTTCAGCCACTTTATCTTTTACTTCCTGAGGAAGTGTTTCTGCCACGGGACAGTTGGGAGTAGTAAGTGTCATTATAATTTTTACGTCAGCATCATCGGAGATCTGGACATCATAAATCAGTCCTAATTCGTAAATATCTACCGGAATTTCGGGGTCATATACGGTTTTTAGCACACCAATGATTTCCTCACCAATGTCAGCAATTTGATCGTCTGTAAATTTCATTTTTTAATCTAGATTGATATTCCTTTTCAACAAATCTTCCTGACGCATACGCCGGAAAATATTTGCCAAAGTTAAGACATCTTTTTCACAATAGTCAACAATTCTCTGCAAGTCTTTTTCTATGTAGTAAATTGATGAAACCATTGAGCCGTCAATATCATCTTTCGGAGTGGGAATTCCAAAGACATGCGCCAGCAATTCCAACGATACAAAACTCTTATAATCCCCGAACTTCCACAGTTCCATAGTGTCTATGTGAGGAACCTCCCAGGGTTTCTTTCCAAACATCTGAAACGGAGCAGGAGGGAGAATTCCATTGATAAGATATCGTCTGGCAATCCATGGAAAATCAAATTCCTTTCCGTTATGCGCACAAAGAATGACATTGTAAAGCCTTGGACTGTTGAAGATTTCTCCAAATTCCTGAAGCATTTTCTTTTCATCATGCCCGGAAAAACTTTTTATTTTTAACGTTTCATTCTTTTCCACCATCCCGATGGTAATGCAGATGATTTTTCCAAACTCGGCCATAATACCGGCCCGGTCATAGAATTCTTCTGCAGAGACATCGTCTTTTCTCTGAAATCTTGTTTTTTTATCCCACAGATATTGATCGGTTTCGGATAATTCGTTCCAGGAACCGGCTTGTGGAACGGTCTCAATATCAAGAAATAAAACTCTTTCTAAGGGTATGTTCTGTATCATATGTGTTTTTGTTGGGTGTCTATCCTACCTGCATTCCATTTTTTGTGGGTAATGAAGGTGCTAAAAGAGTGACATCTTTTTTGTCCTCACCATATAATCCTAATACAAGGCATTCACTGAAGAAGTTGGCAATCTGCTTTTTAGGAAAATTGACCACTGCTAAAATCTGTTTTCCCACAAGTTCTTCTTTTTCGTAAAGAGAGGTAATTTGTGCAGATGATTTTCTAATTCCTAAATCTCCGAAATCTATTTCCAGCTGATAAGATGGGTTTCTTGCTTTTTCAAAATCATTCACAGAGATGATGGTTCCACATCTGATGTCTATTTTTTCAAAATCTGCCCAGGTGATATCTGGTTTTACTGTCATGGTAATTTGTTAATTAGATGTTCTACTTCTGTTTTCTGTTCTGCATATTTTTGCTGTAAGAATGAGCCTTCACCCATTCTTTTATAATATTCCAACGCTTTCCCGCCGAAGAATTTTTTATGAAAATCCGAAACTTCAGGGATCTGCGGAAAAACTTTGTGAAAAAGCATCTCATAATAGGCCTGAAATTCTCTTTCATTTTTGTCTTCAATAACCTGTCCGGGAGCCTTCTGCCTTACATGAAGCATTTCATGGGCAACCATATTCAGGACAAGGTTCAGATCAAAATCAAATAAATTTCGTGGGATCATTACGGTCTGAGGGCCTCCGAGCTCTCCTTCTGCTGTAAGAAGCATCGAAGTAGGAGAGAGCTCTTCCCTGAATCCGAACCCCGCAAAGTTTTCATGTTCCAGATCAAAGGAATGAAGCAGATATTTTGCTGCATCCAGAATCTGGTTGTGTTCTTTGTAAGCCTCAAGGTGTAAGTTGATCTGCTCGAAATTCATCTGAGATATGTTTTAAACAAATGTATTAAAATATTGAGGAATTAAGAAAATATTTGAAGACTAAAGAGTTAAGAAAAGGATATGACATTTTACAATAAAGAGATCATTGCATTTATTATCTATGAAAGAAGAAAACATTAATTTTGCAAAAAACATAACCTAAATGCAGTTGCAAAAATTATTCGTAATTCTACTTTTTTTATTCTTTTATTTTGCCAAGTCTCAAGCCCTTCCAGCTTTTACGCCAATCCCATTTGCTTCTTCTCAATGCAATAACTTAATGGGAAACTATAATAATCAGTGGAAACCCAGTCATGGAAGTCCGAATGTTATAGATTTAAGCTGTGGTAATAAAGTGGTTCGATTATATAGTAAAAATGATAATATTACAACTAGAAAATCAGAGGGAGTATTTATTGATTTAAATAATATAGGGATCAATATTGATACTTCTAAAAAATATAAAATAATTGTTTCCTATCGTTATTCTTTACCTAATAACCCTAATAGAGCCATTAATTTTGATGTATATCTTGCCAATGGTATGACTGAAAAATCCAATAATAATTGTGATGAAGAAACATTCCCGAGTGTATCAGAAAAGATGAAAATTCTTACTTTTAATAATGGGGAGGTTTTGCAGGATACATATACTTGTCAAGTAAAATCTAAAGAGCAAGGACAAATAATTCCTAATAAGTCTTATAAATATCTGTGGATTACATCCAATTTGAATACAACTCTAAATTTTAGAGAATATGTGGATATAGATAAAGTTGAAATGTATTATGATGGTAATTCAGGCTCAGGCTCTAATGATTGCAATTTACCACCACCTACTATGCTGAAATATTCAAATTTAACAGATACTTCGGTGAGATTAGAATGGAACCAAGCCTCTGGGACAGGATTATGGTATGATATTAGACTACGTAATAATTCAACAGGGACACTAGTGTATAGTAATAATTATCACCCTTTACAAAAAGATTACACCAATCTTAGCCCTGATACTCCTTATACTTTTACAGTTGCCCATGCTTGTTTAAATAATCATGAAAATAATGATGTTAAAGCAATTAGTTTTAGAACCCAATGTGCTCCTGATTTGATAATTAATGATCTGATAATAAAAAATAATATTTATCAGGCTAGTAATTCAATTTTAGCATCGTCAAATATTAATGATGGATTACTGGTAAAGTATAAAGCAAAAAATGAAATATCTCTTCAGCCAGGATTTCATGTGAAAGCAACAGATAATGAGAGTTTATTTCATGCCTTTATTGGAGATTGTTTAAATGACTCTGATCCATCTCTGCTAAAAAATAATCTAAATTCTTTAGATATGAAAGTTGAAGAACGTAGTACATCAATTTCAGCAGTTAAAAACTATCCTATAAATGAAGTATCAATGAGCCAGGATTCACAAATCGAGGTGTATCCAAACCCCGCGTCAATGTACTTTGATATTAATATGGGTAAAGAAAAAGTAATTTCATGGGAAATGTATGATGCTTCGGGAAAACTGATACAAAAGGGAAATACAAATAGAGTGGATGTTCGATCCATTCCTGCTTCAACTTATATTTTAAATATAAACTTTGAAAACAAGAAAGTTTCGAAAAAAATAGTGATAAAACATTAATTTAGAATATGAATTTACCCGGATAGGATAACAATCAGTTTGATTTTGGTATTATTAAGTAAAAACCAGCCCAACTTTCAAAAGCGGGCTGATTATTTAAACTAAAAAATAAATTAAGGATGTTCATTTCTTGCTCTGATGACCAGATTTACTAAATCTGAGCCGCCACTTGCAAAATTATCGCTTGGGTTGTGGGCACTTTGAGTAGCCACAGCATACGGAGAGCCGTCCCAATATCCCCAGAAAGGGCCTCCGCTTTGTCCAGGCCATATATCTGCCTTATGGCTCATGCTTTCGTTGTCATCAGCACTCCAGAAATCTCCATCCAGAGCGATTCCTGTTTGGTATGTTGGTCTTTGAGTTCCTGTAAGGTCTCCCGGATATCCAGCGTGAGTCCAGTAAGCACCTCCATCCCAAGAATCGGAATAAGATTTTGAGCCTAACCAGCCTGTGCTGTTTCCGATGGGTCTGTCTAATACAATCACTACATAATCGTATTGTATTTCTGTAGAGTCTATAGTAGGGCCTGCTACCTTATACTTGTAATACGTTAATGTACCCCAGGCTGTTCCGTAAGGAGCGCTTCCGTTGTAATACATTGGAGTGAATTTCAGCCATCCTGTTGTGTTATTAGGCTGCCAGTCTACAATATGGGAGCAGGTAAGAAGGTGTCTTGGCCCTATCATGACACCGCTTCCTGAGCCTAAAGAGCTTTCTACTCTTCCCACACATCTCCACGGATAGGCGGTAGAATTATATACCTTTCTTTGATCTGCTCCGAAAATAGTTCTTGCATTTTCAGGAGTCAGGAAAGAATCTCTTTCAATGAATTTAGGTTTTCTGTCTTTTTTAGGTTCCAGTTTTGGGTTGTATTCAAAATCAGCATGGGTAGGATAGAAATGATCAGTTTCCAACGATCGGTTTTCTGCTGTTTTTTCATCCATAGGCATTCCTATGGTTTTCATTCCTTTCGGAAAAGTTCTTCCGTTAATGGTTTCCATAGCAGGAGCCTGACTGAATAATTTTTCAATTGCGGCCGGTTTTTCAGTTAATTTTGCTTTAACAGTTCTAAGTCTTGACACCTCTTCAGTTGTCATTGGGTTGTTGTTTTCAATTTTAGACATGATTATTATTTTTAATCTAGTGTATTCCTACTCTTTTGATGGCTTTTCGGATTCCGCCGTAAAGGTTTATGATTAAGTGAATATTTTTTGAGAAAATTCTGCAGTAATGCTTTCTGTCTGGTTAATTTGAGCGGCTCCCATAGCAGCCAATGCAATAGCCACCTGTTTATCAAGTGTTTTTCGGACGATATTTCCATTGGTAGCACGTAATGCCTTACAGAAATGATAAGTAAAATATCCTCGTATTTGTCCGCTGATACTGCCTTCCATAGAAACCTGATTGTCTTTTGCTGCGGCCCATAAAGTATGGTTCATTCCTGCAACAGGGACAAGTGCTTTCGCGAGAACGGTTGATTTTTTTGAATTCTTAGAAGATTCCATTTCACTGGCATAGGTAAGATAGAATTCATCCTCAAGCATAGGAGGAATGTAACGGGCTGTTTCGTTCAGAAAATCTGCTTCCAGTCCCAGATCCATTTTTCTGGTTCCTGTTCCGGAATAACAGCAGTCGAAGATCACTTCCATATTAACTCCGGCTTTTAGTTTGCTGAGAACGGTCTTAAAATCATCATCACGAATGACTCCGTTATTGGCATAATCATGGGGACAAATAGCTTCATCCAGACCATCCAATTCCAGATCTGCTCCGATATTGGCGACTCTTGTTCCGTGGCCGGAATAATAAAAAACAAGAGAATCCCCTTTTACACTTGTGCTGATCATGGATTTCAGATAGTTCAATATATTCGCTCTTGTGGCATTTTGGTTGGTCAGGATTTTAATCTTTGCCGGACTAAAACCACAGATAACCAATGTATTTGCCATATCCCTCGCATCATTTACACAGCCATTAAGGTCCGGACCTCCGTATCCAATGGGTGCATAATCATTAATACCTACGATAAGTGCTTTTTTCATTGTATTAGTTTTAAAAATATTCCCTACTCTGTTTCGGCTTTTCGGGTTCTGCCTTTCTGTGTTTTTTCTATCACAAAATTCCGCTATTCCGAAAGACAAAAACAGAGGAGAAAACCGTATTTTGGAAAAGGAAAAACACCTTTTTACTTGTATATGAGAATGTTATGAAATAAAAATCCGGCAGCTTGAAAAGCTGCCGGATACGTAAATAGAATGTAAAGATGTTTGTTTTATAGTATTGAAATAAGATTAATAATAAGAATATTCAATCAGCACAGATCATGTTTTAAGGCAAAAAGCACCAGTCCGGCTCTGTTTTTTATGTCCAGTTTTACAAAAACAGAATCTCTGTAGCCATCAATGGTTTTAGGGCTTAGGCACATCTTATCAGCAATTTCCTTGTAGGTAAGTTCGCTGCATGCCCATTTTATAAATTCCTTTTCCCGGTCTTTCAGTTCTGAAAGTAAGGATGCATTTTTAGCTTCTTCAGTTTTTACTTTCAATAACTTCTGGGCTACAAAATCAGTATAAAAACTCCCTTTCTCAAATACGGTATCAATGGCCTGAAAGAGAATAGAGGGCTGCATATCTTTGAGTAAATATCCTTTTGCTCCGGCCTTCAGCATTTTAATCAAAATTCTTTCATCATCATCCATGGTCAGGGCAATGACTTTGATATCGGGATAATGCTCGGTAAGCCATTCTGTGGTTTCTATACCATTTTTATAGGGCATATTGACATCCATCAGGACTACGGCGGGTAATTCTGAAGCCTGTTCCACACCTGCAATAAATTCTTCTCCGTTGGGATGATTCATAATGACCCGATATTGAGTGTTTTCTGTGATCATATTTTCCAAGGCTTTGGAAATTAAGGTATGATCATCAACGATCGCTATGGGAATAGTTTTCATAATAAATTTTTGTGATAGGTTATCAATGTTTGTGTTCCTTTATTAAGTTCTGAATGTATAGACAGTTCAGCATGAATCAGTTTGGCTCTCAGTTCCATATTTTTTAATCCTGAACCGTCCTGAATACTGCTGGTATCAAAGCCTCTTCCATTGTCGGAGATGCTGATATGTAGTTTCTCACAGTCATCTTCCATCTGTATGGAAACATTTTTGGCTTTGGAATGTTTAAGGATGTTGTTGATACTTTCCTGGATAATTCTGAAAAGAATCAGGCCGTGTTTTGGTGAAATATCAATATCCTGTTTTTGAGTGATAAATTCTATTTTTAATAATTTCAGTTTTTTGATCCGCTGAACTTCTCTTTCAATAGACTCTGCCAGTCCGAAATGAATGATCTGTTCAGTGATTAATGTTTTAGACAGGTTTCTTATATCCTGTATGCATTCACCCAGTAATTCGTTGAGCTCAGTCAGATCTTCTTTTTCGGTATTTTGGAGCTTGGTAATCAATTGGTTTTGGCGCAAACGAACTACGGAAAGCTTTTGACCCAGATCATCATGCAATTCCTGACCGATATAGTTGAGGGTCTGTTCCTTCATTTCTACCTGCGAAGTAGCAAGCTCCTTTTCAAAGTGAAGGTCTTTTTCTTTTTGTGCGATCAGCAAGGTTGTTTTTTTCTTGATAAAAACCACATAAATAAAGATCATTGTCAAGACAACGATGAATAAAGTAATCGTAAAGATGATGACTAAATTATTCTCTTCCATATCTGAAAAGGATTTATCTGATTCTTTCTTGTTTGTTCCAAATTAAACCCAATATGAGTATACCGTTACTGATCAGATTCAACATAAATAAAATGAAAAAATAAATAGTTTCCGAAACAGTAGTTCTGAAAAAAAGGATTGGGATGCTTCCAATGAAAAAGATCAGTAAAGCTACTGAAATCCAGAATGGTAAGTAGCTTTTGATTCCCAGTATTTTATCAGAATTAAAGGTTTGGTACAGGAACAAAATAATTGAAAATAACAACAGAAGAATATCTACATAGAGCATATTAAAAGAAAAGTGATGAAGCAGATCATCTTCTGTATAAAACATGACAGCAATATTGAGGACAAAAAGAGCCAGGATGATAACCTGTATCTTTTTGAGCAGCGGAACATACAATAACTGGTAATAATAAAATAAGTATAAAAAGAAGATAATCATTAAAAAACCAATCACGTAAAATATGTCCGTAGGCAGTTTTGTCAGGTCGTAGTAGAAATAACAGAAAATATCAATCAGGGAAAACAACAGATATCCTATGATAAAAAACAAATTCTCCTTTCCGGTTTTTCTATATTTTGTGACCATTAGAATCATTACTATAATGGATATAACCATAGATATCTGTTTCCCTGTTTCAATATTCCAGTTCATAATCTCGTTTTTATGGCATGGTTCCGGATAACGTTTTTGGAGGAGGCGCCAGATTGGTCATGTTCATAGATTCTATTGAAGGGACATCTGTATTTTCCTCAGTAGCTTCCGTTCTGGCCATTGCATTATCTCTTTTTCTTTTCTGTGAAGTAGGCACCAGAAATATGGTTTGGTAGCCTGCGTATTCAGGTTTTGCCATTCTGTTTTTAGGATGATTTACAGGATATTTTCCCATATAAATTCTAATTCCCGGATTTTTTAATTTCTGTTTTTTGGCATTTTCTTTTACGTATTTAATATAGCCTTCCATGTCTTCCAGTGAAAACCAGTACCATCGGGAATCAGGTTCACCGTTTCTGTATTTGGTGAGAATTTCATGATTGGTTCTGGTGTACTCATCAAAAAGAACCCGGCCTTCACGATAGCTGATCAGTTTTTTCTTATAACTGTTGCTAACAGGTTCTTTAGGTGGTTCGGAGCAGCGGGTGCAGCTTAGCAGACATAAAGCCAGAATAAGTGCTGCACACAAGGGACTTAAAATCTTAGTAAAAAAGGAAGTTTTCATTTTTATGGTTTTTAATTTTATGGAACAAAATTAGCTAACGGCACAACTATAAAAAAGAGGGAAAACACTGTTTTTATCCTTTAATAAATTTACGACTTTTTGATATTCAGTTGAATATGAAGCGTGAATTTGTTGTTGTTTTCAGAAAAAAATCAATTGTGCCCTTCAAAATAGAAAAATCTGTGTCTCTGTTTATTCATGTGGTCTTCCGAAATTGAGTCAGAAATAATATTCAAAACAAAAACATGAAAATCACAGTAGTAGGCTATAAAAAAGAAGAAAGATTCTCACAGGGAGTGGCCAATGATGAGGATACAGAACTGATTAATTTTTTAATACATAAAGGCTTAGATATTGTTCCCTCCATCTGGAATGACTCAAAGGTAGATTGGAGCATCTTTGATGTGGCAGTAATCAAATCTCCCTGGGATTACCACAACCATTTGAAAGAATTTCTGAACTGGCTGGATCATCTGAAACAATCAGGGGTAAAAGTGCTGAATCCTGTCGAAATCATCCAATGGAATAGTGATAAACATTATCTTAAAGATATTTCCCTAAAAGGACTTCCCGTAATTCCCGCAGAATATCTTGAAAAAGGATCTGTATTGGAAAGAGGATTCTTTGATCATTTCAATACGGAAAAACTCGTTGTAAAACCCTGTGTAAGTGCCGGAGCTCAAAATACCATCACCGTCAACAGAGACCATTTCAATGAACGTTCTGCAGAAATTGAAACCCTTCTGAAAGAACAGGATTATATGGTACAACCCTTTGTTGATGAGATTAAGAACGGAGAATGGTCATTCCTGTTTTTTAATGGAAAGTATAGTCACTGTTCATTAAAAACACCCAAGCAGGGTGATTTCAGAGTGCAGCATTATCACGGAGGAAGCATCAGTTATCCTACACCGGATCCATTGCATATAGAACAGGCTGGATCGTACTTGAAAAGCCTGCCACAAGTAACACTTTATGCGAGAGTAGATGGCGTTTTAATCAATAATTCATTTCATTTAATGGAATTGGAGCTCATAGAACCCTATTTATTTTTGAATGGGAATCCTGATTTACTGGAAAACTATTATGAGGCATTAATAGCTCTGATTTCTTAAAAAAATCTGTCAACTTCCATTTTGAGGTGTTTTCTTTGAAAGAACTACTTGAGAATTTCAAATTTCAGAATAGGCATCACGGGTGTATCATCTGCCGGATCTGTACTGCTGAAAAAAGACAATTCTCCATTGGTCGCTTTCAGGATAAAACCGTTTTGTGGGTATGCCGAATTGGGATTGTTACTTTTTACGGTATAGGTTATACTTCCTGAAGTGATATCCTCATTCATATTGCATTTAATTTCCTTAATGATAAAGAGAGTTACAGTATTTTCCTGCTTGTTCGGTTTCCGGACATTTGTAGTGATGGTGGAATGATGTGGATCTATGATGATTTCCGATGGAATAGGCATTTCAAAATTGTTCTTAGCCAAAACGACTTTATCTGAAACCAGTTTCATCTTTTGCATACATTGCTTGCTGATATCTTTCTGTTCTTTAGTGTTTTGCGCTGAGAATGGAATATATCCAATAAATAAGAAGAAAATAATTAGATTTCTGTAACGAGGAAAAAGATGGGACATAATGGTTTTTGTTTTTAATGAAAATGTAATAATATGAAATTAATATAAAAAACAGGACCGGAAATCATTTTTCTGGTCCTGTCAAACAAGATTAAGTGTAAAATTTAGCCTTTAAAGGCAAAAAGGATAATTCAAATGTGAACAGATTTTTATTGATTC
This sequence is a window from Chryseobacterium culicis. Protein-coding genes within it:
- a CDS encoding trypsin-like serine peptidase; its protein translation is MSKIENNNPMTTEEVSRLRTVKAKLTEKPAAIEKLFSQAPAMETINGRTFPKGMKTIGMPMDEKTAENRSLETDHFYPTHADFEYNPKLEPKKDRKPKFIERDSFLTPENARTIFGADQRKVYNSTAYPWRCVGRVESSLGSGSGVMIGPRHLLTCSHIVDWQPNNTTGWLKFTPMYYNGSAPYGTAWGTLTYYKYKVAGPTIDSTEIQYDYVVIVLDRPIGNSTGWLGSKSYSDSWDGGAYWTHAGYPGDLTGTQRPTYQTGIALDGDFWSADDNESMSHKADIWPGQSGGPFWGYWDGSPYAVATQSAHNPSDNFASGGSDLVNLVIRARNEHP
- a CDS encoding SUF system Fe-S cluster assembly protein — translated: MKFTDDQIADIGEEIIGVLKTVYDPEIPVDIYELGLIYDVQISDDADVKIIMTLTTPNCPVAETLPQEVKDKVAEVENVKSVDLELTFEPSWNKDMMSEEAKFELGML
- a CDS encoding caspase domain-containing protein, translated to MKKALIVGINDYAPIGYGGPDLNGCVNDARDMANTLVICGFSPAKIKILTNQNATRANILNYLKSMISTSVKGDSLVFYYSGHGTRVANIGADLELDGLDEAICPHDYANNGVIRDDDFKTVLSKLKAGVNMEVIFDCCYSGTGTRKMDLGLEADFLNETARYIPPMLEDEFYLTYASEMESSKNSKKSTVLAKALVPVAGMNHTLWAAAKDNQVSMEGSISGQIRGYFTYHFCKALRATNGNIVRKTLDKQVAIALAAMGAAQINQTESITAEFSQKIFT
- a CDS encoding sulfurtransferase; protein product: MSPIISPSELKNIPTENLIILDARTGKEVKQNYLEKHIRGARFIDLDKDLAEIGENAAFGGRHPLPSVEKFAETLSNLGIAANSHVVVYDDKNASNAAARSWWMLRSFGLENVQVLDGGMQAAEKNGLEFSSGEETFDKAALIKKDNWGFPVSSLEVVENELKSDSSTVVDVRDAYRYKGESEPIDLVAGHIPGAINIPFSENLDENGNFLSPEILKEKYSKLLQNKPDHLIIHCGSGVTACHTILALDYAGFPIPDLYVGSWSEWSRREGKEIAKDI
- a CDS encoding hydroxymethylglutaryl-CoA lyase, yielding MFLTECPRDAMQGWGEFIPTDKKIDYINSLMDVGFDVLDCLSFVSPKAIPQMADSDEVAKNIDKSRSKTKVSAIIGNYRGAEKALKHQSVDILGFPFSISETFQHRNTNKSQEEAFDEIIKMLDLVKSEGKQLNIYFSMAFGNPYGEMWKWEDVDQWAQRFSDIGVKDILLSDTTGVATPETIALLFEKIPSKYPGINFGGHFHNRYEDSYSKLKAAYDQGCRRFDSAIKGIGGCPMAKDDLVGNMPTEQVINFMSVEKAPHKLNLLNFESSYNKAKDIFHF
- a CDS encoding 3'-5' exonuclease, which encodes MIQNIPLERVLFLDIETVPQAGSWNELSETDQYLWDKKTRFQRKDDVSAEEFYDRAGIMAEFGKIICITIGMVEKNETLKIKSFSGHDEKKMLQEFGEIFNSPRLYNVILCAHNGKEFDFPWIARRYLINGILPPAPFQMFGKKPWEVPHIDTMELWKFGDYKSFVSLELLAHVFGIPTPKDDIDGSMVSSIYYIEKDLQRIVDYCEKDVLTLANIFRRMRQEDLLKRNINLD
- a CDS encoding tRNA-binding protein, whose amino-acid sequence is MTVKPDITWADFEKIDIRCGTIISVNDFEKARNPSYQLEIDFGDLGIRKSSAQITSLYEKEELVGKQILAVVNFPKKQIANFFSECLVLGLYGEDKKDVTLLAPSLPTKNGMQVG
- a CDS encoding 3-coathanger stack domain-containing protein; the encoded protein is MQLQKLFVILLFLFFYFAKSQALPAFTPIPFASSQCNNLMGNYNNQWKPSHGSPNVIDLSCGNKVVRLYSKNDNITTRKSEGVFIDLNNIGINIDTSKKYKIIVSYRYSLPNNPNRAINFDVYLANGMTEKSNNNCDEETFPSVSEKMKILTFNNGEVLQDTYTCQVKSKEQGQIIPNKSYKYLWITSNLNTTLNFREYVDIDKVEMYYDGNSGSGSNDCNLPPPTMLKYSNLTDTSVRLEWNQASGTGLWYDIRLRNNSTGTLVYSNNYHPLQKDYTNLSPDTPYTFTVAHACLNNHENNDVKAISFRTQCAPDLIINDLIIKNNIYQASNSILASSNINDGLLVKYKAKNEISLQPGFHVKATDNESLFHAFIGDCLNDSDPSLLKNNLNSLDMKVEERSTSISAVKNYPINEVSMSQDSQIEVYPNPASMYFDINMGKEKVISWEMYDASGKLIQKGNTNRVDVRSIPASTYILNINFENKKVSKKIVIKH
- a CDS encoding sensor histidine kinase, with the protein product MEENNLVIIFTITLFIVVLTMIFIYVVFIKKKTTLLIAQKEKDLHFEKELATSQVEMKEQTLNYIGQELHDDLGQKLSVVRLRQNQLITKLQNTEKEDLTELNELLGECIQDIRNLSKTLITEQIIHFGLAESIEREVQRIKKLKLLKIEFITQKQDIDISPKHGLILFRIIQESINNILKHSKAKNVSIQMEDDCEKLHISISDNGRGFDTSSIQDGSGLKNMELRAKLIHAELSIHSELNKGTQTLITYHKNLL
- a CDS encoding response regulator transcription factor, whose amino-acid sequence is MKTIPIAIVDDHTLISKALENMITENTQYRVIMNHPNGEEFIAGVEQASELPAVVLMDVNMPYKNGIETTEWLTEHYPDIKVIALTMDDDERILIKMLKAGAKGYLLKDMQPSILFQAIDTVFEKGSFYTDFVAQKLLKVKTEEAKNASLLSELKDREKEFIKWACSELTYKEIADKMCLSPKTIDGYRDSVFVKLDIKNRAGLVLFALKHDLC